The proteins below come from a single Prolixibacter sp. NT017 genomic window:
- a CDS encoding tetratricopeptide repeat protein, translated as MSAKPSVEEVDSLVQKLSSVSEKNKAELLNKISFAYLYIDSKKAQDYAEQALQLAIKRKDRKEEGTAYVAMGSNYFLKGEFEACLPLLKQGLMIGKDLNDKKLITNSLNSLGSYYNKIGDFKKAMDTYDEALTYLKSPKDDLEIATIDSNLAGLYSTSGNYVKGMELFMKALKIFETKGTKEQVARIKNNIAVAYHDWGNLDKALKYYNEALDVYRDLNQLSNEAIPLNNIGEIYKDRGDYEKAIDYYRQCYGIGIMLDNKQFESIGILGMGEALIKLNRIDEGEQKILEAKAKFESMNYVEGLAHVYYNMGLIADARNQADQARADFQQSIDYAQKLHIIDLLEKNYAALSRLVALSGDYRRAFELYNTYSTIRDSAFNESKAKLITEIQSRYELDQKQSEIEILTRDNAIKDLELGRKRIRFNIMLGIILVLAVFSALVATLYTTKRKSNLLLELSNEQIMQQKDELEKLNVTKDKLLSIIGHDLRGSIGASKSMLHQLIKEPDVFPPEEQEQIKEELYRLSENTYELLENLLSWAKSQRGLKIFKDANSIRRLVDSNLEQQRFFADKKNIELTSQLTEDCMVYCDRNMINMVIRNLLSNAVKFTPEKGKITIFGHRAGNNYRVSIKDNGVGIPAENISRIFDSREFFTTYGTNSEKGSGLGLILCKEFVEKNGGEISVESDLGRGTTFSFTLVVATGVNSSSVEITPENGKPGRGNPSIG; from the coding sequence TTGAGCGCCAAACCCAGTGTCGAAGAAGTTGACAGTCTTGTGCAAAAGCTTTCTTCCGTTTCGGAGAAAAACAAAGCAGAGCTGCTCAACAAAATTTCTTTTGCCTACCTCTATATTGACTCCAAGAAAGCCCAGGATTACGCAGAACAAGCTCTTCAACTGGCCATTAAACGAAAGGACCGGAAAGAGGAAGGTACTGCTTATGTGGCAATGGGAAGTAATTACTTTCTGAAAGGAGAATTCGAAGCATGTCTGCCGCTTTTGAAGCAAGGGTTGATGATTGGAAAGGACCTGAACGATAAAAAACTAATTACGAACTCCCTCAATTCACTCGGCTCCTACTACAACAAAATTGGCGATTTTAAGAAGGCGATGGATACGTATGACGAGGCTCTAACGTATTTGAAATCGCCTAAAGACGATTTGGAAATCGCAACAATCGACTCAAACCTCGCTGGTTTGTATTCCACTTCCGGAAATTATGTAAAGGGGATGGAGCTGTTCATGAAGGCTCTGAAAATCTTTGAAACCAAGGGGACAAAAGAGCAGGTCGCGCGGATCAAGAACAACATTGCAGTTGCATACCACGATTGGGGAAATCTGGATAAAGCTCTCAAGTACTACAATGAAGCGCTGGACGTGTATCGCGACTTAAACCAACTCTCCAACGAGGCCATTCCATTGAACAACATTGGTGAGATTTACAAGGATCGGGGTGATTACGAGAAGGCGATTGATTATTACCGGCAGTGTTATGGTATTGGTATAATGCTTGATAATAAGCAATTTGAAAGTATCGGTATTCTAGGAATGGGCGAGGCTTTGATTAAGCTCAACCGGATTGATGAAGGTGAGCAAAAAATACTGGAAGCGAAAGCCAAATTCGAGAGCATGAATTACGTGGAAGGTTTGGCACATGTTTATTATAATATGGGATTGATTGCCGATGCCCGAAATCAAGCAGACCAGGCCAGAGCTGATTTTCAACAAAGTATCGATTACGCCCAGAAGCTGCATATTATTGACCTATTGGAGAAAAATTATGCGGCACTGTCACGGCTGGTTGCATTGTCCGGAGATTATCGTCGTGCTTTTGAACTCTACAATACCTATTCAACGATTCGAGATTCGGCTTTCAATGAGAGCAAAGCCAAGTTAATAACGGAGATACAGAGCCGTTACGAACTGGATCAGAAACAGAGCGAGATTGAGATTCTCACCCGCGATAATGCCATTAAGGATTTGGAGTTGGGGCGAAAGCGCATACGTTTCAATATCATGCTTGGAATCATCTTGGTTCTGGCAGTTTTCTCGGCGTTAGTTGCAACGTTGTATACTACTAAACGGAAATCCAACTTGTTACTTGAATTAAGTAACGAACAAATTATGCAGCAAAAGGATGAGCTGGAGAAGCTTAATGTCACGAAGGATAAACTGTTGTCAATTATTGGGCACGACCTTCGCGGGTCGATTGGGGCATCGAAAAGTATGCTCCATCAGCTGATCAAAGAACCCGATGTTTTTCCGCCGGAAGAGCAGGAGCAAATCAAAGAGGAATTGTACCGGCTTTCGGAGAATACTTACGAGTTACTCGAAAATCTTCTTTCCTGGGCGAAAAGCCAGCGCGGCTTGAAAATCTTCAAGGATGCCAATTCTATTCGTCGACTGGTTGATTCTAATCTCGAACAACAGCGTTTCTTTGCGGATAAGAAGAATATCGAGCTGACTTCCCAACTGACCGAAGACTGTATGGTCTACTGTGACCGGAACATGATCAATATGGTCATCCGGAATTTGTTGTCGAACGCCGTTAAGTTTACTCCTGAAAAAGGGAAAATCACCATATTCGGGCATCGTGCGGGAAACAACTATCGCGTCTCCATTAAAGATAATGGTGTGGGTATTCCGGCCGAAAATATCTCCCGTATTTTTGATTCGCGTGAGTTCTTCACTACTT